Part of the Rhodospirillaceae bacterium genome is shown below.
TTCGCGGACCCTTGACCTGGCCGACGAATGCCGCCGCGCCGATATCCTGATCGCCGCCATCGGCCAGCCGCAGATGGTGCGCGGCGACTGGATCAAGAAAGGCGCCACCGTCATCGATGTTGGCATCAACCGCATTGCCGGCGAGGAAGGAAAAACAAAACTCGTCGGGGACGTTGCTTTCAACGAAGCCGTCACCGTCGCCGGCGCCATCACGCCGGTGCCAGGCGGCGTGGGGCCAATGACAATTGCCTGCCTGTTGCAGAACACCTTTACCGCCGCCTGCCGGCAGAGCGGGCGCGACCCGGAGATTTTTTAGGAGACAGCCGATGACCGCCTTGACCCTCGCCGCCCTGTTTTTTGTTGCCAGCCACGTTCTTCTTTCCAGCACGCCTCTGCGCGGACGCCTTGTCCGGCTTTTCGGAAAAACGGGCTTCCTTACGATTTACGCGCTCGTCTCGGTCCTTTCCCTCGGCTGGCTGATTGTCACCTTCTTCGACGCGCCGCGCGACGTCTTCTGGGAAGACCCCCTTTGGACGCGCGGGGTGCTGATGCTGGCCATGCCGATTGTCAGCGTTCTTCTCGTCACCGGCATGACCGCGAAAAACCCGACGATGGCGGTGGTCGGCAGACTTCTGAAAGCCGACGAAATTCCCGGCATCTTTCGGGTGACGCGCCACCCGGTCATGTGGGCCCTGGCAATCTGGTCGGGCGGACACATGCTGGCAAATGGGGACTCTGCCTCGCTGATTTTCTTCGGCGCGTTCCTGACGCTTTCTTTCGCCGGGCCCTTCCTGATCGAACGCAAGAAGCGCGCGGAAGAGGGAAGCGCCTGGGAATCTTTCGCCGAGCAAAGCTCGATCCTCCCCTTCGCGGCAATTATCCAGGGCCGCACGAACGTAACCCTGGCCGAGATTGGCTGGGGGAAAATTCTATCCGGGCTGTTGCTTTACGCGGCCCTTATGCTTAGCCATCAATGGCTTTCCGGCGTGGCGTTGGTGCAATTTTCGTAGGCGGCAGCCTAGTTCCGCTTTGCCGCCGCCAGGCGAAGGCGTAGCGCATTTAGCTTGATGAACCCTTCCGCATCACGCTGATCGTACACATCGTCCGCCTCAAACGTCGCAATTTCGGGATCGTACAGGCTCAGCGGCGACTTTCTGCCGACGACGCTTGCCGAACCCTTGTAAAGTTTCAGACGCACATCACCGGTGACGTTCTTCTGGCTTTCGTCAATCAGGGCCTGAATCATTTCGCGTTCGGGCGAGAACCAAAAGCCGTTATAGACAAGCTCGGCATAGCGCGGCATCAGTTCGTCCTTCAAGTGGGATGCGCCCCGATCAAGAGTCAGGCTTTCCATTGCCCGATGCGCGGCAATCAAAATCGTGCCGCCCGGCGTCTCGTAAACACCCCGCGACTTCATGCCAACGAAACGGTTTTCAACAATGTCGATCCGTCCGATTCCATGAGCGCCAGCAAGGACGTTTAGCCGTTCCAGCAACGCCGCCGGGCTGAATGCTTCGCCATCGACGGCAACAGGATCGCCGGCCATAAAGGCAATTTCGACATAAACGGGTTTGTCCGGCGCGACCTCTGGTGCAACCGTGCGCGTGAACATGCTTTCCTCGGCTTCAACCCAGGGATCTTCCAGCACCTTTCCTTCGTAGGAAATGTGCAGCAAATTCGCATCCATTGAATAGGGCGGCTCGCCTTTCTTGTCCGTCTGAACGGCAATGCCGTGACCTTCCGCATATTCAACAAGTTTCGTCCGGGAATCCAAATCCCATTCCCGCCAGGGCGCGATGACCTGGATGTCCGGGTTGAGCGCGTAATAAGCCAACTCAAACCGCACCTGGTCGTTGCCCTTGCCCGTTGCCCCATGGACGACGGCATCGGCCCCTGTCCTGGCGGCAATCGCGATCTGGCGCTTGGCGATCAGAGGCCGGGCGATCGACGTGCCAAGCAGGTAGACGCCTTCATAAAGCGCGTTCGCCCGGAACATCGGAAACACATAGTCGCGAACAAATTCTTCCCGCAAATCCTCGATAAAAATTTCCTGAACACCCGCAGCTTCCGCTTTTGCCTTCGCTTCGGCAAGCTCGTCTCCCTGGCCCAGATCCGCCGTAAACGTCACAACCTCGCAACCGTAATTCTCTTTCAGCCAGTGCAGGATGACGGCGGTATCCAAGCCGCCGGAATAAGCAAGAACCGCCTTTTTTATCTTCCTAGTCATCGCGCATGTCCCTTTCCCGAACGTCGGCCTGAATCTTGTTTCTGCCCTTGGGCTTCCGCTGGCTTTCCGATTTTAACTGGCCGCAAGCGGCCGAGATATCCTGCCCCCTGGGGGTGCGCACCGGCGAAGCATAGCCCGCCCGGTTTACGACGTCTGCAAAGGCCGCAATGGCCTCAGCGTCGGCACATTCATACGCCACCCCCGGCCATGAATTGAAGGGAATTAAATTGACCTTGGCCGGAATGCCCTCAATTAATTTGACCAGGCGATGCGCGTCGGCAAGTGAATCATTTACCCCCTTCAGCATGGCATATTCAAACGTAATGCGCCGCGAATTTGCCGCTCGTGGATACGAACGGCACGCCGCCAGCAGTTCCGCCAACGGGTATTTCCGGTTCAGCGGCACAAGCTCGTCGCGCACCGCATCCGTCGTGGCGTGAAGGGAAATCGCGAGGTTTACATCCAGATCCAAGCCAACGCGTTCAATCATCGGCACGACACCGGCCGTAGACAGCGTAATTCGCCGCTTCGACAACGCAATCCCTTCCGGGTCCGTCAGGATGCGAATGGCCGTGGCGACGTTCTCATAATTGTACAGCGGTTCGCCCATCCCCATAAAGACGACGTTGGAAATGCGCCTTGCCTCTGTCGGCGCAGGCCATTCTTCAAAATGATCTCTGGCGAGCAACATCTGGCCGACAATTTCACCCGGCGAGAGGTTGCGGACCAGTTTCTGGGTGCCGGTGTGACAGAACCGGCAATTGAGCGTGCAGCCAATTTGAGACGAAATGCAAAGCGTGCCGCGACCCGTCTCCGGAATATGGACGGTTTCAATTTCGTCCCCGGAGCCAAGGGCAAGCAGCCATTTCCGCGTGCCATCCTTTGAGACCTGAAGCTGCTTGACCTCCGGTCGGCTTACCCGGTGCGTTTCGCCAAGCCGGGTCCGAAGGCCTTTGTTGAACGTCGTCATGTCGGAAAAGCGCGTCGCACCGCGATAATAGATCCAGTGCCAAAGCTGCTTGACCCGATAGGGCGTTTCACCAAGCGTGCTGAAAAGCTCCCCAAGTTCCTCGCGGCTTAAGCCCACAAAATCGACGCGTTCCGCCGCGCGCGATGGCGGCATTTCTGCCGCCGACCCGATTTCGATTTCACCTTCCATACTTACCTTCTATGCCCGTCGACTATCAGGACCCGTGTGCTGACGGCAAAAATTCTGAAAACGCAACGCATGCCTTCGAAAAACCAACCCTATTCAACGCCACAAGCGAGGCTGATAGCACGCCTTGAAGCCGTAAAGCCTGCAAGCGAATAGCTGTCCGTCGTTTTCGTGCCCCTTTTGGACGTGCCGACGACAACCATACGGCTTCCCTTCTGCATGGCGGCGACGAAAGCCTGATCCATGGCCGCATCCTGGGTCCAGGCCATATCGCCCTCGGTAAAGAGCCGGAACTGCATCTTGGCATCGATGGTGACGACCACCTCGGTCGCGCCCTTAAAGCTGTAGCCTGCCTGAAAGCTCACGACATCCTTGGTTTTCGTGGCCGGGCGATGGGTCACCAGAATAAAGACCTCGCCCCGGCGGGTGTAATCGCCTTTCTCCGTCACCGGCGAAGAGGCGATGTAGCAGACTTTCGCGCCGTCTTCCTTGTAGTAATACGCGTTCCAGTGCTTGAACCCGCCAAGGGATTTAATCGCGTCCGCCCAGGCCGCACCTGGTCCGACCACAGCTGACAAGGCCAGGCCTGAAAAAAGAAGGGCCGCTGTTAGAAAAAGGCCAGCGCGACCGCGCGCGCCATGCCACCGTGCCGTCTGCCCACTTCGAAGCGCATCAAGATTTCGCACCGCCTTGCTTCGCATTGCTTTTTTCGCCTCGCCTTTCTTCGTCGCGCCGCTTCGGGTATGAAAGCACCCTCGGCACCTTGTGCCGGAAGAAGCCGTGCATGTCATACGAGATCGGACCGGGAAAACCAAGATGCAAGCCATCCTTTGCCGGCAATGGGGCCCGCCAGAGGCCCTGCGCCTCGAAGAAATAGCGCCGCCGGCGTTGCCCCCTACGGGGGTGCGCATTCGCGTGGCGGCGGCGGGAGTAAATTTTGCCGATTTGCTGATGATCGCCGGCAAATATCAGAAAAAGCCTCCCTTCCCCTTCACGCCAGGCCTTGAGATTGCCGGCACCGTCGTGGAATGTGGCAAAGCTGTGCAGGGATTTTCCAAAGGCCAGCGAGTCATGGCCGTCGTCGGCCATGGCGGGTTTGCCGAAGAGGCGGTCGCCGAGGCCACCGCCGTTTTTCCGATTCCCGACCGGATGGATTTCACCGTTGCGGCTGGATTTCCCGTCGCCTACGGCACGTCCCACGGTGCGCTTGCCTGGCGGGCGGCGCTGCAACCGGGCGAAACGCTGTTGGTCCATGGCGCTGCGGGCGGCGTCGGCCTGACCGCCGTCGAAATCGGCAAGACGATGGGCGCGCGCGTCATCGCCACCGCCAGCACCGCAGAAAAGCTGGAGCTTGCCATCGCCCACGACGCCGATGACGGCATCAATTCGCGCACAGAAGACATTCGCACGCGCGTCAAGGAACTGACCGATGGCCGGGGGGCCGACGTCGTATACGACCCCGTTGGCGGCGCGATTTTCGACGCCTCTCTGCGCGCCACCGCCTGGGGCGGGCGCATCCTTGTGATCGGTTTTGCCAGCGGCGACGTGCCACAGATTCCAGCCAATGTGCTGCTTGTCAAAAACGTCACCGTTCACGGCTATGTCTGGGGAAGCTACGTCACACGCACCCCAGCGCGCGTGCAGGCCTCGTTCAAAACCCTGCTTTGCTGGTGGGAGGAAGGCCGACTGAAACCCCATATTTCAAAAACCCTGCCCCTGAAAGCAGCGGGTGAAGCCTTGAATTTACTGAAAACGCGGCGCGCAACCGGCAAGGTCGTTCTGGTTCCAAAGGCCGAATAGGGCGGCCCAAGGGCGGCGTTGACAGAGTTGCGCACGCGACCTATCAACATAAAGAACACGGGCAAACCCTACGCGAAGGAAAGAACGACGATGCCTTCGAAGGTCTATCCAGACGCGAAAGCGGCCCTCGACGGGCTTCTTTTCGACGACATGACGATCCTGGCCGGCGGCTTTGGCCTCTGCGGCATTCCGGAATCCCTGATCGTCGCGATCCGGGATTCGGGCGTGAAAGGGCTGACCGTCGTCAGCAACAATTGCGGGGTCGATGGTTTTGGCCTCGGCATCCTTCTGGAAACCCGCCAGATTCGCAAAATGGTTTCTTCCTATGTCGGCGAAAACAAACTGTTTGAGAAGCTGTACCTGAACGGCGAGCTGGAACTTGAATTTGCCCCCCAGGGCACCTTGGCCGAACGTATCCGCGCCGGCGGCGCTGGCATCCCTGCCTTTTTCACAAAAACCGGCTTTGGCACAATCATCGCCGAGGGCAAGGAAACGCGCGAATTCGACGGCGAAAATTATGTCATGGAAAGAGGCATTTTCGGCGATCTGGCCATCGTCAAAGCCTGGACAGGAGACAGCGAAGGCAATCTCCTCTACCGCAAGACGGCGCGCAATTTTAATCCGATGATGGCGACGGCAGCCACGGCCTGCGTTGCCGAAGTTGAACACCTTGTCACGCCATCTGAACTCGACCCGGACCAGATCCACACGCCCGGCATTTTCGTTCAGCGAATTCTGAAAGGCGCGCATTTCGAAAAACGGATCGAACGGCGAACGACGCGGTCCCGTCCGGAAACCACGGCTTAAAGGAGAAGACAGATGCCCTGGTCACGCGATGAAATGGCCCAACGCGCCGCGAAGGAACTCCAAGACGGCTATTACGTCAATCTTGGAATCGGCATGCCAACACTGGTGGCAAATTTCATTCCGAAAGACGTCATGGTCACCCTGCAAAGCGAGAACGGCATGCTTGGCATGGGCCCCTTCCCCTATGAGGGCGAGGAAGACCCGGACCTTATCAACGCCGGAAAACAGACGATCACGGAACTTGAAAGCAGCAGCTATTTCGACAGCGCGGCGTCCTTCGGCATGATTCGCGGCGGCCATATCGACCTTTCGATTCTAGGCGCCATGCAGGTTGCCGAGAACGGTGATCTGGCCAACTGGATGATCCCGGGCAAGATGGTGAAGGGCATGGGGGGCGCAATGGACCTTGTCGCCGGCGTAAAGAAAGTCGTCGTCATGATGGATCACAATGCCAAGGACGGCGCGCCGAAGCTGTTGAAGCGCTGCGCCCTGCCGCTGACAGGCGCGTATGTTGTCAACATGGTGATTACCAATCTTGGCGTCTTCCGCATTGAAAAAGACGGCATGACGCTTGCCGAGCTTGCGCCGGAAATTAGCGTCGAAGAAATCCGCAAGCGGACGGAAGCCTCTTTTACCCTTGCCGAAGGACTCTAGGCCGCGTCGACAAAAACGCGCCTAGCGCTTCTGGCCAAGCGGGGCCACCCGGAAAGGATGGACTTCGATTTCCTGCCAGACGCCGCCGGTCACGTAAGGGTCAGAGCCAAGCCAGGCATCCAGTTCCTCACGGGATGGAAATTCAACCATGCAGCAGGAACCAACCATCCGGCCTTCGTCGTCGAGCACGGCGCCGCCTTCAATCATCTCACCAACGGCATGCATCTTCCTGACACCTTCAAGATGTGCATCGCGCGCCTTCATGCGACGGTCCAGCGCGTCTGCGTCCTTTCCATCTCTGGCGATAATCAGAAATTGCATCAACTTCCCTCCAACTCACACGCCACCAAACCTTTCGCGAAGTATGGCATTTCCGCCTTTCTCTGGCGAGCCTCTGGCATTGCAGCACAACGCCGGGAAAGCGTAAATTGACGCAATGGGAAAAAAATTTGGCCCGATGAAACCCCGCGCACCGCTTTCTTCGGCTGCCCAGGGCGCCCTTTGGATGGTGACGGCGGCTTTTGCCTTCGCCATTCTCATCGGTCTTATCCGCTATATCGCCGAAGAACACGCCACCCATCCTTTCCAGATTGCGTTTTTCCGTAATTTCTTCGGGCTTCTTCTCATGCTGCCCTGGCTTTTCCGCGCCGGGTTCCAGGTTCTCCATACGCAACGCATCGGCCTGCACATGATGCGAAGCCTGATCGGGCTGATCGCGATGCTGACCTGGTTTACGGCCATCACCTGGATGCCCCTTGCCGAGGCCGTCGCCCTAAGCTTCACGGTGCCGCTTTTCGCCACCGCCGCCGCCCCTTTTTTTCTTGGTGAGAGCGTCGGCTGGCGGCGGTGGAGCGCAACCCTGGTCGGCTTCCTTGGCGCCATGTTGCTGCTCAGACCCGGCAGCGCCATGCTCACACCCGCCGCCGGGCTTGTCCTTTTTTCGGCTGCGATGATGGCCGTTTCCGTCATTCTGATCAAAACCCTGTCGCGGACCGAGACGCCGAATGTGACGGTAACCTACATGCTGCTTTTCCTGACGCCGCTTTCGCTTGTTCCGGCGCTGTTCGTCTGGGAAATGCCGCTGCTATCGGAATTGCCGGTCTTGATTGCCCTTGGCGTCACCGCCACCCTTGCCCATCTGGCAATGACGCGCGCCTTTTCTGCAACCGACGTAACCGCCATCCTGCCCTTCGATTATCTGCGCCTTCCCTTTGTCGCGCTGATCGGCTTTTTCGCCTTTGGGCAAGTGCCCGATATCTGGACATGGGTTGGCGGCGGCGTGATCGCGCTGGCTGCCATTTACATTGCGGAACGTGAATCACGGCTTCGGCGGACGGCCATCACGCCAGCTTCGGTCGCGGCGGTCGAAGGGGCAGGCCCGGCAGCAATCAAGCCGCCTACAGACAGCCATATTGCTTGCGAACGGAAAAACAACGCGAAAACCGATTAAAGCGTCAGCCCCCTATCCCTGAACACGCACCCGAATTATTGCTCGCGCGATGGTGCAATTTCGTCAATGAGGCGGGCAAGGTCGATGTCCTTTTGCGTCAACCCGCCGACATCGTGGGTGCTTAAAATAATTTCAACCCGGTTATAGACGTTGAGCCATTCCGGGTGATGGTCGAACTTCTCCGAAAAAAAGGCGACCCGCGTCATGAAGGCGAACGCTTCGGCAAAATCTGCGAAATGATAAACCTTGCGGATTGCGTCGCGTTCTTCGTGCTCGATCCAGCCATGAATTTCGTGAAGGGCCGTCGTCCGGTCCATGCCAACAAGTTTTTCTGACATCTCTCTTGCCTCCTTTTTTTACAAGGCTTCCCCATCAAGATGGCGCGAGCAACCACGAAGATCAAGGAATCGCGCAGAAAGAATTGCCGCCTTCGCCATGCTGGCGGCATACTGATGCAATCCAGAATGGGCGACACCAGAATGGGAGACAGACGTGATCCGCGTTCTTTTCGTCTGCATGGGCAACATCTGCCGTTCGCCAACGGCAGAGGGCATCTTCCGTGCCATGGTTGAAGCTGCCGGGCTTCAAGAAAAAATCGCCATCGATTCCGCCGGAACCCATGGCTATCACATAGGCGAGCCGCCGGACCCGCGCGCGTGCGATGCCGCCACCGCGCGCAGCATCGCCATCGGCCATCTGCGCGCCCGCAAGGTCAAAAAACGTGACTTTGAGACGTTCGACTACGTCCTGGCGATGGATCGTCAAAACCACGCACTCTTGGCCAACGCCTGCCCGCCGCAACGAACAGACCGGCTGCATCTTTTTCTGAGCTTTGCAGAAAACAGCGCAACCGCCGACGTCCCCGACCCCTATTACGGAGGCCTTGACGGTTTCGATCGCGTGCTTGACCTCATCGAAGCCGGCGCGGCAGGCCTGCTGGTGGAAATTCAGACAACACTAAAGCGCGGCGGCACTTGACGGAAAATCGGCCAATGGATACTCGGCTTCCACCCGGTAGGTTGGCCCGCCAGGGGATAGCTTGCTTGAATAAAGCGTGAAATTCCGAACCGGAAACGCTTCGACGCAAAACGCTTCCTGCATCGCCAGAAAATCCGCCACCGCGCACGCCGGCACATCGCGCAGACGGGCAAAGGTGACATGGGGGACAAACTTACGGCCCTCAGGCACAAGGCCTGTCCGTGTGGTGGCCGAACTGATGGCTACGCTGATCCTTTTTTGCAAGGACATCAGCGCCGGGTTGGGTTCCACCCCTACCCATATCTGGCGTGGCGCGCGCCGGGTGGCGAAAAAGCCAAGACCGCGCAAGTGCATCGGAAAACCGTCCGCGTAAATTTCACGCAACGCATCGTGGACATCATCTGCCGTTGCTTCGTCCACGTCGCCAATGAAGCGAAGCGTGAGATGAAAATTTTCCGACCGGACCCAGCGGGCATTCGCCAGACCGGTGCAAAGCGCGCCAAGACGCGCACGTGCTGCCGAAGGCAATTCAAGACCCACAAACAAACGCCGCATGACCTGCCTGCTTCCTTACGGATTTGTTCCTTACGGACTGGGGTTCGGATTCTGGCTGTGGATGGCATCAATGGCCTGGAGCACCTCCGAAGACAAGGACATGGCAGCGCTTGCAAGATTGCTTTGCAACTGCGCCATCGTCGTCGCCCCGACAATCGCACTGGTCACAAAAGGCCGACCGATCACGTAAGCAAGTGCCATCTGCGCCGGGTCCAGCCCGTGGC
Proteins encoded:
- a CDS encoding RNA 2',3'-cyclic phosphodiesterase → MRRLFVGLELPSAARARLGALCTGLANARWVRSENFHLTLRFIGDVDEATADDVHDALREIYADGFPMHLRGLGFFATRRAPRQIWVGVEPNPALMSLQKRISVAISSATTRTGLVPEGRKFVPHVTFARLRDVPACAVADFLAMQEAFCVEAFPVRNFTLYSSKLSPGGPTYRVEAEYPLADFPSSAAAL
- a CDS encoding succinyl-CoA--3-ketoacid-CoA transferase, producing MPSKVYPDAKAALDGLLFDDMTILAGGFGLCGIPESLIVAIRDSGVKGLTVVSNNCGVDGFGLGILLETRQIRKMVSSYVGENKLFEKLYLNGELELEFAPQGTLAERIRAGGAGIPAFFTKTGFGTIIAEGKETREFDGENYVMERGIFGDLAIVKAWTGDSEGNLLYRKTARNFNPMMATAATACVAEVEHLVTPSELDPDQIHTPGIFVQRILKGAHFEKRIERRTTRSRPETTA
- a CDS encoding 4a-hydroxytetrahydrobiopterin dehydratase, with product MSEKLVGMDRTTALHEIHGWIEHEERDAIRKVYHFADFAEAFAFMTRVAFFSEKFDHHPEWLNVYNRVEIILSTHDVGGLTQKDIDLARLIDEIAPSREQ
- a CDS encoding phosphotyrosine protein phosphatase; protein product: MGNICRSPTAEGIFRAMVEAAGLQEKIAIDSAGTHGYHIGEPPDPRACDAATARSIAIGHLRARKVKKRDFETFDYVLAMDRQNHALLANACPPQRTDRLHLFLSFAENSATADVPDPYYGGLDGFDRVLDLIEAGAAGLLVEIQTTLKRGGT
- a CDS encoding argininosuccinate synthase, whose translation is MTRKIKKAVLAYSGGLDTAVILHWLKENYGCEVVTFTADLGQGDELAEAKAKAEAAGVQEIFIEDLREEFVRDYVFPMFRANALYEGVYLLGTSIARPLIAKRQIAIAARTGADAVVHGATGKGNDQVRFELAYYALNPDIQVIAPWREWDLDSRTKLVEYAEGHGIAVQTDKKGEPPYSMDANLLHISYEGKVLEDPWVEAEESMFTRTVAPEVAPDKPVYVEIAFMAGDPVAVDGEAFSPAALLERLNVLAGAHGIGRIDIVENRFVGMKSRGVYETPGGTILIAAHRAMESLTLDRGASHLKDELMPRYAELVYNGFWFSPEREMIQALIDESQKNVTGDVRLKLYKGSASVVGRKSPLSLYDPEIATFEADDVYDQRDAEGFIKLNALRLRLAAAKRN
- a CDS encoding succinyl-CoA--3-ketoacid-CoA transferase — its product is MPWSRDEMAQRAAKELQDGYYVNLGIGMPTLVANFIPKDVMVTLQSENGMLGMGPFPYEGEEDPDLINAGKQTITELESSSYFDSAASFGMIRGGHIDLSILGAMQVAENGDLANWMIPGKMVKGMGGAMDLVAGVKKVVVMMDHNAKDGAPKLLKRCALPLTGAYVVNMVITNLGVFRIEKDGMTLAELAPEISVEEIRKRTEASFTLAEGL
- a CDS encoding zinc-binding dehydrogenase, whose protein sequence is MQAILCRQWGPPEALRLEEIAPPALPPTGVRIRVAAAGVNFADLLMIAGKYQKKPPFPFTPGLEIAGTVVECGKAVQGFSKGQRVMAVVGHGGFAEEAVAEATAVFPIPDRMDFTVAAGFPVAYGTSHGALAWRAALQPGETLLVHGAAGGVGLTAVEIGKTMGARVIATASTAEKLELAIAHDADDGINSRTEDIRTRVKELTDGRGADVVYDPVGGAIFDASLRATAWGGRILVIGFASGDVPQIPANVLLVKNVTVHGYVWGSYVTRTPARVQASFKTLLCWWEEGRLKPHISKTLPLKAAGEALNLLKTRRATGKVVLVPKAE
- the rlmN gene encoding 23S rRNA (adenine(2503)-C(2))-methyltransferase RlmN translates to MEGEIEIGSAAEMPPSRAAERVDFVGLSREELGELFSTLGETPYRVKQLWHWIYYRGATRFSDMTTFNKGLRTRLGETHRVSRPEVKQLQVSKDGTRKWLLALGSGDEIETVHIPETGRGTLCISSQIGCTLNCRFCHTGTQKLVRNLSPGEIVGQMLLARDHFEEWPAPTEARRISNVVFMGMGEPLYNYENVATAIRILTDPEGIALSKRRITLSTAGVVPMIERVGLDLDVNLAISLHATTDAVRDELVPLNRKYPLAELLAACRSYPRAANSRRITFEYAMLKGVNDSLADAHRLVKLIEGIPAKVNLIPFNSWPGVAYECADAEAIAAFADVVNRAGYASPVRTPRGQDISAACGQLKSESQRKPKGRNKIQADVRERDMRDD
- a CDS encoding NnrU family protein, with product MTALTLAALFFVASHVLLSSTPLRGRLVRLFGKTGFLTIYALVSVLSLGWLIVTFFDAPRDVFWEDPLWTRGVLMLAMPIVSVLLVTGMTAKNPTMAVVGRLLKADEIPGIFRVTRHPVMWALAIWSGGHMLANGDSASLIFFGAFLTLSFAGPFLIERKKRAEEGSAWESFAEQSSILPFAAIIQGRTNVTLAEIGWGKILSGLLLYAALMLSHQWLSGVALVQFS